In the Salvelinus namaycush isolate Seneca chromosome 35, SaNama_1.0, whole genome shotgun sequence genome, one interval contains:
- the LOC120030067 gene encoding arf-GAP with dual PH domain-containing protein 1-like, whose translation MAAMGNEPAKAKYEQKVPAFYYRPKHTDCKLLREQWIRARYERNEFEFIEKQEPYSAGYREGFLWKRGRDNGQFLSRKFILSEREGALKYFNKQDARDPKAVMKIETLNATFQPAKIGNPYGLQITYLRDNSTRNIFVYHSDSKEMVDWFNAIRAARFHYLQVAFPGASDEELVPKLTRSFMKEGFMEKTGPKHTEGFKKRWFTMDDRRLMYFKDPLDAYARGEVFIGSKENSYTVLPGLPTSTQGYHWNHGITIVTPDRKFLFACETEAEQRDWIAAFQRVINRPMRPQEYAVEAHFKHKP comes from the exons ATGGCTGCCATGGGTAATGAACCAGCCAAAGCCAAGTATGAACAGAAGGTTCCAGCATTCTACTACAGACCCAAACACACAGACTGCAA GCTACTGCGGGAGCAGTGGATCCGAGCCAGGTACGAGAGGAACGAGTTTGAGTTCATCGAGAAACAGGAGCCATACTCTGCAG GGTACAGAGAGGGGTTTCTATGGAAACGCGGGCGAGACAACGGCCAGTTCCTCAGCCGGAAATTCATCCTGTCAGAACGAGAGGGGGCGCTCAAGTATTTCAACAAGCAGGAC GCGCGGGACCCCAAGGCGGTGATGAAGATCGAGACTCTCAATGCCACGTTCCAGCCGGCTAAGATAGGCAACCCCTACGGCCTGCAGATTACTTACCTGAGAGACAACAGCACCAGGAACATCTTCGTCTACCACAGCGACTCTAAG GAAATGGTGGACTGGTTCAACGCTATCAGAGCTGCCAGGTTCCATTACCTTCAGGTGGCCTTCCCTGGAGCCAGTGATGAGGAG CTGGTGCCCAAACTTACACGTAGCTTCATGAAAGAGGGCTTCATGGAGAAGACAGGCCCAAAGCACACAGAGGGCTTTAAGAAAAGGTGGTTCACCATGGACGACAGGAGACTCATGTACTTCAAAGATCCtctg gATGCCTATGCAAGGGGAGAGGTGTTCATCGGCAGTAAAGAGAACAGCTACACCGTGCTCCCAGGCCTTCCCACCTCAACACAGGGCTACCACTGGAACCATGGcatcaccatagtaacaccagACAGGAAGTTCCTGTTTGCCTGCGAGACGGAGGCGGAGCAGAGGGACTGGATCGCTGCCTTCCAGAGGGTCATCAACAGACCCATGAGACCACAAGAGTACGCAG TGGAGGCCCATTTCAAACACAAGCCCTGA